One region of Bacteroidota bacterium genomic DNA includes:
- a CDS encoding alpha-amylase family glycosyl hydrolase — MNQNRRQKGLLVGLTRFPALPASRGTFRPRFEFHILASARDRYRFDQELFTTSGNVILPDFRAARVFAQKMNAVREAATHPERAVKAGQINAMGLIDEIFHYVLRLYEEATNPGVFSRALASLQKECGETNVRKTLLMFGALFPPREVYRGTKDLKTFLSEKSGPKPNPEVLLEEMILLYFSNANPAFEPFRELFDDGELGAGSQYRRVTALLEDFFRGEKRFGPGNQSIFDLLRAPILSSPHSLEGQLEFIKRQWGLVLSEKFLAKLLGAGDLLKEEANPLFPPGGTRPPTVVPNYPPWNSDAAGGADQARFTADLDWMPRIVILAKNTYVWLDQLSKKYRRPISRIDQVPDEELDQLARWNITGLWLIGIWERSSASQKIKQMTGNPEAVASAYSVYDYEIAAELGGEEAFLNLRHRAWQRGIRMAGDMVPNHMGIYSRWMIEHPDYFIQSEESPFPNYRFSGSNLSEHSGVDIRIEDGYWTRRDAAVVFRRVDTRSGQTRYVYHGNDGTNMPWNDTAQLDFLKSHVREEVIRTILHVARKFSIIRFDAAMTLTRQHFQRLWYPQPGSGGDIPSRSDHAMTKEEFDRMFPVEFWREVVDRINAEMPETLLLAEAFWLLEGYFVRTLGMHRVYNSAFMHMLMGEENAKYRALIKNTLAFNPEILKRYVNFMSNPDEETAIEQFGRDDKYFGVAVMMLTLPGLPMLAHGQIEGFKEKYGMEYKRAYYDETPDEDLVRRHERELFPLMRNRRLFSHVVNFELYDFTGAGGGVNENVFAYSNMDGGDRALICYHNKYEEAAGWIRTAVPKVESSEQESGKRLETRNLAEGLALDTESGVFYLFKDRKSGLEYIRSGRELRDHGLFVRLGAFQYQVFMDFRRVEDHRGEYGVLAAELDGRGVPDLEGSFLDMRLRPVHDAFSLLVGEGNLAWLRALCSGQGMGPGSTEGREALLAAYASFLGVATRFLGDALGEAEALTELGKRLESLEILAGPATEEAGKGGKSRKKSGKKLSPDPLRLIETPEDLALLFAWLVTSGLGRVISPEIIPLESSSIFERLKLEAEIHPLLGEGIHAEGSPGSGHPTVNRLRLLIRFQMTFAQATEEETLGAVKELLDDAAVQSDLRANVYKGVHYYNRESFDSLMDWLFLVGMVIGGSIGAIPVAYAWLLKVKADSERSGYRLEELKGLLLVNDLKEPVAAAGSRSL; from the coding sequence GTGAACCAGAACCGGCGGCAAAAGGGGCTCCTCGTTGGGCTCACCCGATTCCCCGCTCTTCCGGCTTCGCGCGGAACATTCCGTCCGCGCTTCGAATTTCACATCCTCGCCTCGGCCCGGGATCGCTACCGGTTCGACCAGGAGTTATTCACGACCAGCGGGAACGTGATCCTCCCCGATTTCCGGGCGGCGCGGGTCTTTGCCCAGAAAATGAACGCCGTGCGGGAAGCGGCGACCCATCCGGAGCGGGCGGTGAAGGCCGGGCAGATCAACGCGATGGGGCTCATCGATGAGATCTTTCATTACGTCCTTCGCCTCTACGAGGAAGCGACAAACCCGGGCGTATTCTCGCGGGCCCTCGCCTCGCTGCAGAAGGAATGCGGTGAGACGAATGTCCGGAAGACCTTGCTGATGTTCGGAGCTCTCTTTCCTCCCCGGGAGGTCTACCGGGGGACGAAAGACCTCAAGACATTTCTCTCGGAGAAGAGCGGTCCCAAACCCAACCCCGAAGTGCTTCTCGAGGAGATGATTCTGCTCTACTTTTCGAATGCGAATCCCGCGTTCGAGCCGTTCAGGGAGCTCTTCGACGACGGAGAGCTCGGAGCGGGAAGCCAGTACCGGCGCGTCACCGCGTTGCTCGAGGATTTTTTCCGGGGCGAAAAGCGGTTCGGGCCGGGGAACCAATCCATCTTCGACCTGCTCCGCGCGCCGATTCTTTCCAGCCCTCACAGCCTCGAGGGCCAGCTCGAGTTTATCAAGCGGCAATGGGGGCTTGTGCTGTCGGAGAAATTCCTGGCGAAGCTCCTCGGGGCCGGCGACCTTCTCAAAGAGGAAGCGAACCCTCTTTTTCCCCCCGGCGGGACCCGTCCACCCACCGTGGTCCCGAACTATCCCCCGTGGAATTCCGATGCCGCCGGAGGGGCCGATCAGGCCCGCTTCACGGCCGACCTGGACTGGATGCCGCGGATCGTCATCCTCGCGAAGAATACGTATGTCTGGCTCGATCAACTGTCGAAAAAGTACCGCCGTCCGATTTCAAGGATCGACCAGGTCCCCGACGAGGAGCTGGATCAGCTGGCGAGGTGGAACATCACCGGGCTCTGGCTGATCGGGATCTGGGAGCGGAGCTCCGCCTCGCAAAAAATCAAACAGATGACCGGAAATCCCGAAGCCGTTGCGTCGGCATACTCGGTCTACGATTATGAGATAGCGGCCGAACTCGGGGGAGAGGAGGCCTTTCTCAACCTACGCCACCGGGCATGGCAGCGCGGGATCCGCATGGCGGGGGATATGGTCCCCAACCATATGGGGATCTATTCCAGGTGGATGATCGAGCACCCTGACTATTTTATCCAGTCGGAAGAGAGCCCCTTCCCGAATTACCGGTTCAGCGGCTCGAATCTTTCCGAACATTCCGGTGTCGACATCCGCATCGAGGACGGGTATTGGACGAGAAGGGACGCCGCGGTGGTCTTCCGGCGGGTCGATACGCGGTCGGGGCAAACGCGGTACGTCTATCACGGCAACGACGGCACAAACATGCCGTGGAACGACACCGCGCAACTCGATTTCTTGAAGTCGCACGTGCGGGAAGAAGTCATCCGCACCATCCTGCACGTCGCGCGGAAGTTTTCGATCATCCGGTTCGACGCCGCGATGACGCTCACCAGGCAGCATTTCCAGCGCCTCTGGTATCCGCAGCCCGGTTCGGGGGGAGACATCCCGTCCCGGTCCGACCACGCGATGACGAAGGAGGAGTTCGACCGGATGTTTCCCGTCGAATTCTGGAGGGAGGTGGTCGACCGGATTAACGCCGAGATGCCGGAGACGCTCCTTCTCGCCGAGGCCTTCTGGCTTCTGGAAGGGTATTTTGTCCGGACGTTGGGCATGCACCGGGTCTATAATAGTGCGTTCATGCACATGCTGATGGGCGAGGAGAATGCGAAATACCGCGCGCTGATCAAAAATACGCTCGCATTCAATCCCGAGATCCTCAAACGTTACGTGAATTTCATGAGCAACCCCGACGAGGAGACCGCCATCGAACAGTTCGGCCGGGACGACAAGTATTTCGGAGTCGCGGTCATGATGCTCACCCTCCCCGGTCTTCCGATGCTCGCGCACGGCCAGATCGAGGGGTTCAAGGAAAAGTACGGGATGGAGTACAAACGCGCCTACTACGACGAGACTCCGGACGAGGACCTCGTCCGCAGGCACGAGCGCGAGCTCTTCCCGCTCATGCGCAACCGCCGTCTCTTCAGCCATGTCGTGAATTTTGAGCTCTACGATTTTACGGGTGCCGGGGGCGGAGTGAATGAAAATGTCTTCGCGTACTCGAATATGGACGGGGGGGATCGTGCCCTGATCTGCTATCACAACAAATATGAGGAGGCGGCGGGTTGGATCAGGACCGCGGTCCCGAAGGTCGAATCTTCGGAACAGGAGTCCGGGAAGAGACTCGAGACCAGGAACCTTGCCGAAGGGCTCGCGCTCGATACAGAGTCCGGGGTGTTTTATCTCTTCAAGGACCGAAAATCAGGCCTGGAATACATCCGGTCGGGAAGGGAGTTGCGCGATCACGGCTTGTTCGTCCGCCTCGGCGCGTTTCAATATCAGGTCTTCATGGATTTCAGAAGGGTTGAGGACCACCGGGGCGAATATGGCGTTCTCGCGGCGGAGCTCGATGGAAGGGGAGTTCCGGACCTCGAGGGTTCGTTCCTGGATATGCGTCTGAGGCCGGTGCATGACGCATTCTCCCTGCTCGTCGGCGAGGGCAACCTTGCATGGCTCAGGGCTCTTTGCTCGGGGCAAGGAATGGGGCCGGGATCCACCGAAGGAAGAGAGGCGCTCCTTGCGGCCTACGCTTCGTTTCTAGGGGTCGCCACCCGGTTTCTGGGCGACGCGCTGGGTGAAGCGGAGGCGCTCACGGAGCTGGGGAAACGTCTCGAATCCCTGGAGATTCTTGCCGGGCCGGCGACGGAAGAGGCAGGGAAAGGCGGGAAATCGCGAAAAAAGTCGGGGAAAAAGCTCTCACCCGACCCGTTGCGTCTGATAGAGACGCCGGAAGATCTTGCGCTTCTTTTCGCGTGGCTGGTGACAAGCGGGCTCGGGAGAGTGATCTCTCCGGAGATTATTCCGTTGGAGAGCTCTTCGATCTTCGAGAGGCTTAAGCTTGAGGCGGAGATTCATCCTCTTCTCGGTGAAGGCATCCATGCTGAGGGTTCTCCCGGAAGCGGCCACCCGACGGTGAACCGGCTGAGACTCTTGATCCGCTTTCAGATGACGTTTGCGCAGGCGACGGAAGAAGAGACGCTCGGGGCGGTGAAAGAGCTGCTCGACGACGCGGCCGTGCAGAGCGACCTTCGTGCGAACGTCTACAAGGGAGTC